Proteins from one Nitrospirota bacterium genomic window:
- a CDS encoding phospholipase D-like domain-containing protein produces the protein MHRILSHRNCWTIEEVSEAGVFVDGHDYYRAFYHAARAARRYILISGWQFDSEAMLLRGEDADEADGDTRFIEFLNDLCERNPELEIYILAWDFSFIFMLEREWLQEWIFNWTTSERIRFRFEGTHPVGASQHQKFVVIDGSVAFIGGMDICAGRWDTRLHRADDPHRINPDGAAYGPYHEIQTYHRGPIALRIERLFRTRWQLATSDQLTLPGAPGTDDIPIVGLEYGLPIPKQTVALSRTQAATFSRLNHSITEIKQLFIDAIAAAEHLIYIENQYLSSCAVYRALVARMSGTTRPKLQIVILLPRRPQDVLEEIAVGVAQARILRSLEKTALETGHSLGIYYSLSEPGGSRGRPTYIHSKLLIIDDRFLTVGSANTTNRSLGLDVELNVSWEAESLAEYDLIRSIRRVRFSLLAELTGMSAGIIGRQKDLVGFLDALAADPESRLRHHTMDSVFDEKQWLKTIKPDVPLFDPERTLIEEDLYEMISSESSSLFAGGITLLKQWLSGRRETAAGSKRP, from the coding sequence ATGCACCGGATACTCAGCCACCGAAACTGCTGGACCATCGAAGAGGTCTCCGAAGCGGGCGTCTTCGTCGACGGGCATGATTATTACCGCGCCTTTTATCATGCTGCCCGCGCGGCGCGGCGCTATATCCTCATCTCCGGCTGGCAGTTCGACAGCGAAGCGATGCTGCTGCGCGGGGAGGATGCCGACGAGGCCGACGGCGACACCCGCTTCATCGAGTTCCTGAACGATCTGTGCGAGCGGAACCCGGAGCTCGAGATCTATATTCTCGCCTGGGACTTCAGCTTCATCTTCATGCTCGAGCGCGAGTGGCTCCAGGAGTGGATCTTCAACTGGACCACCAGCGAGCGGATCCGTTTCCGTTTCGAAGGCACCCACCCCGTCGGGGCGAGCCAGCACCAGAAGTTTGTCGTCATCGACGGCTCCGTCGCCTTCATCGGCGGCATGGACATCTGTGCGGGCCGCTGGGACACCAGGCTGCACCGTGCCGACGACCCCCACAGGATCAATCCCGACGGGGCGGCCTACGGCCCCTACCATGAGATCCAGACCTATCATCGGGGCCCGATCGCCCTGCGCATCGAGCGGCTCTTCAGGACGCGCTGGCAGCTTGCGACCAGCGATCAGCTGACCCTTCCCGGCGCCCCCGGTACGGACGATATACCGATCGTCGGGCTTGAGTACGGACTGCCGATCCCGAAACAGACGGTAGCGCTCAGCCGCACCCAGGCCGCCACCTTTTCGAGGCTGAACCATTCGATCACCGAAATAAAACAGCTGTTCATCGATGCGATAGCGGCGGCAGAACACCTTATCTATATAGAAAACCAGTATCTCAGCTCCTGCGCCGTTTATAGAGCGCTCGTCGCCAGGATGTCCGGCACAACCCGGCCGAAGCTCCAGATCGTTATCCTTCTCCCCAGGCGGCCGCAAGACGTTCTCGAGGAGATCGCCGTCGGCGTGGCACAGGCGCGCATCCTCCGCTCCCTCGAGAAGACCGCCCTCGAGACAGGGCACTCCCTGGGCATCTATTATTCGCTATCGGAACCGGGCGGCAGCCGGGGGAGGCCGACCTACATCCATTCCAAGCTGCTCATCATCGACGACCGCTTCCTCACCGTCGGCTCGGCGAACACCACAAACCGCAGTCTGGGGCTCGATGTCGAGCTGAACGTGTCCTGGGAGGCGGAGTCGCTTGCAGAGTACGATCTCATACGCTCGATCCGCCGCGTCCGGTTCAGCCTCCTCGCGGAGCTCACCGGCATGAGCGCCGGCATCATTGGCCGGCAGAAAGACCTCGTCGGGTTTCTCGACGCGCTTGCCGCGGACCCGGAGAGCCGTCTTAGGCACCACACCATGGACTCGGTCTTCGATGAGAAGCAGTGGCTGAAGACGATCAAGCCGGACGTTCCCCTGTTCGATCCCGAGCGGACTCTCATCGAGGAGGACCTCTATGAAATGATATCCTCCGAGAGCAGCTCGCTGTTTGCCGGGGGCATCACCCTGCTGAAGCAGTGGCTCTCGGGCAGGCGGGAGACTGCAGCGGGAAGTAAAAGGCCGTAA
- a CDS encoding endonuclease/exonuclease/phosphatase family protein: MKSSHTFSIMTYNVHSCIGRDGRVSPFRIANVIAQYQPDVVALQELDNGRVRTGQVHQAKVIAEHLEMDFHFHPSFEIEDEQYGNAILSRYPLSLIKAGPLPTFNGRRTLEQRGAIWASVELEGKEIHIINTHLGLDRRERMAQTRSLLSEEWLASPECCAPLVLCGDFNALPLSPTYRTFKRMLRDVQLSFNGSRPRRTYPSVYPLARIDHVFVGPEFTVERIEVPRTRITQIASDHLPLIATVRIT, translated from the coding sequence ATGAAGTCGTCACATACCTTTAGCATCATGACCTATAATGTCCACAGCTGTATCGGCAGGGACGGCAGAGTTTCCCCTTTCCGCATCGCCAACGTCATCGCTCAATATCAGCCCGATGTCGTTGCGCTCCAGGAGCTCGATAACGGGAGGGTCCGCACCGGCCAGGTACACCAGGCAAAAGTCATCGCGGAGCACCTCGAGATGGATTTCCACTTTCATCCCTCCTTCGAGATCGAGGATGAGCAGTACGGCAACGCGATCCTGAGCCGCTATCCCCTGAGCTTGATCAAGGCCGGCCCGCTCCCGACCTTCAACGGCCGCCGCACGCTCGAGCAGCGGGGGGCGATCTGGGCGAGTGTCGAGCTCGAGGGGAAGGAGATCCATATCATCAATACCCATCTCGGACTCGACCGCCGCGAGCGGATGGCGCAGACCCGGTCGCTGCTGAGCGAGGAGTGGCTTGCGAGCCCCGAGTGCTGTGCGCCGCTCGTTCTCTGCGGCGATTTCAATGCGCTGCCTCTGTCGCCGACCTATCGCACCTTCAAAAGGATGCTGAGGGACGTCCAGCTCTCGTTCAACGGCAGCCGTCCCCGCAGGACTTACCCGAGCGTCTATCCTCTCGCCCGTATCGATCACGTCTTCGTCGGGCCCGAGTTCACGGTGGAGCGCATCGAGGTGCCCCGTACCCGCATAACGCAGATCGCTTCGGACCATCTGCCGCTGATCGCCACCGTACGTATCACCTAG
- a CDS encoding VTT domain-containing protein, protein MGRGRTGERSGAVGSRHAARDIILLAVLAAAIVFLRRSGLGDHLTFENLKENSALLLAFVERHYLLAVAVYIGLFISTAFVVPGALVLTIAGGFLFGVMPGTLYTTLGASAGASLSFFAARYLAGKRIQRHYRTQLERFNAEIDRNGYIYLFIMRVVPVFPFFVVNVLAGLTRIPYRVFLVMTLLGMIPGAAVYSFVGRQLSTVHTADDLLSPGIIAALVLLALFTLAPILYRHRRRARR, encoded by the coding sequence ATGGGCAGAGGAAGAACGGGTGAGCGCAGCGGAGCGGTCGGGAGCAGACACGCGGCAAGGGATATCATCCTCCTCGCGGTGCTGGCAGCGGCGATAGTGTTTCTCCGCCGGTCGGGGCTCGGCGATCACCTGACGTTCGAGAACCTCAAGGAGAACAGCGCGCTCCTGCTCGCCTTCGTGGAGCGGCATTATCTCCTTGCCGTGGCGGTCTATATAGGACTGTTCATCTCGACTGCCTTTGTCGTTCCCGGAGCGCTCGTGCTCACGATCGCTGGCGGCTTCCTCTTCGGCGTCATGCCGGGGACGCTCTACACGACCCTCGGGGCGTCGGCAGGCGCGAGCCTCTCCTTTTTTGCCGCGCGCTATCTCGCGGGGAAGCGGATCCAGCGCCACTACCGCACGCAGCTCGAACGATTCAATGCCGAAATAGACAGAAACGGCTACATTTATCTCTTCATCATGCGGGTCGTGCCGGTGTTTCCTTTCTTCGTGGTCAATGTCCTCGCGGGCCTGACGAGGATTCCCTACCGGGTCTTCCTGGTGATGACGCTCCTCGGCATGATCCCCGGCGCAGCCGTCTACTCGTTTGTCGGCAGGCAGCTGAGTACGGTGCATACGGCGGACGACCTCCTCTCGCCCGGCATCATCGCCGCGCTGGTGCTGCTGGCCCTCTTCACCCTGGCGCCGATCCTCTACCGCCATCGGCGGAGAGCGCGCAGGTAA
- a CDS encoding HAMP domain-containing sensor histidine kinase has product MPKANHHGTEERAEAPPDIRGGERCVTEDFLAHLLHDLKTPVITIKGYAKRLQEEKLGTLTAEQAEAVALITESCDRLEHDLKMILEYARSASRTEIEIPAEPFDLTETITGLVKSFKPLARRKKIALTADMPRAPLAIHADRRMLDRAVANLVDNAIKFTDPGGWVKISLSEREEVVEVRVSDSGKGMEKSKVNLIFKPFEQVIGIDDRELRGVGLGLANVKRYVELHRGVVAVESEVGKGSTFIIRLPKRQSGAK; this is encoded by the coding sequence ATGCCCAAGGCAAATCACCATGGAACAGAGGAGCGCGCCGAGGCCCCGCCGGATATCCGCGGAGGAGAGCGGTGCGTCACCGAGGATTTCCTCGCGCATCTGCTCCACGACCTGAAGACGCCGGTGATCACCATCAAGGGCTATGCAAAACGCCTCCAGGAGGAGAAGCTCGGGACGCTTACCGCGGAGCAGGCCGAAGCGGTAGCGCTGATCACCGAGAGCTGCGACCGCCTCGAACATGACCTGAAGATGATCCTCGAGTACGCGCGGTCCGCATCGCGGACGGAGATCGAGATCCCGGCCGAACCGTTCGACCTCACGGAAACCATCACCGGCCTCGTCAAGAGCTTCAAGCCCCTTGCGCGGAGGAAGAAGATCGCCCTCACCGCGGATATGCCGCGTGCTCCCCTCGCCATTCACGCCGACAGGCGCATGCTCGACCGCGCTGTTGCGAATCTCGTCGACAACGCGATAAAGTTCACCGACCCCGGCGGATGGGTGAAAATATCCCTGTCTGAGAGAGAAGAGGTCGTCGAGGTGCGGGTCAGCGACAGCGGAAAGGGCATGGAAAAGAGCAAGGTCAACCTCATCTTCAAGCCGTTCGAACAGGTCATCGGCATCGACGACCGGGAGCTCCGCGGCGTGGGACTGGGGCTCGCCAACGTGAAGCGGTATGTCGAGCTCCATCGGGGTGTGGTAGCGGTGGAGAGCGAGGTCGGCAAGGGGAGTACCTTCATCATCCGGCTTCCGAAGCGGCAGTCCGGCGCTAAGTAA